In the Populus trichocarpa isolate Nisqually-1 chromosome 1, P.trichocarpa_v4.1, whole genome shotgun sequence genome, one interval contains:
- the LOC7492036 gene encoding citrate-binding protein, whose translation MASFSHLALPITISFLPLICQSIGWPIDPTHGFTQLPFNTSFYHIQKPYNLPETDRYSFFSGIHKLWVYSTDEPLSKNSPTKPRTEIIISGYNYSSGVWQFEGYGYVPCGTSGVCIMQVFGAGGNHATSLMLRVYNGTLYYYREAAIVPNIYDRWFRVNVIHDVDASKIKVFIDGVFMYEALGRGGEFHYFKCGVYAQNDDSSYMESRWKGIKILKKSD comes from the exons ATGGCTTCGTTTTCCCACCTTGCTCTACCAATCACCATCAGTTTTCTTCCTCTCATCTGCCAGTCAATTGGCTGGCCAATAGATCCAACTCACGGCTTCACACAGCTCCCATTTAACACATCTTTTTACCATATCCAAAAGCCTTACAACTTGCCTGAAACTGATCGGTATAGCTTCTTCAGTGGCATCCACAAGCTATGGGTGTACTCCACAGACGAACCTCTGTCCAAAAATAGCCCAACCAAGCCTCGAACAGAAATCATTATTAGT GGATATAATTATTCTTCTGGTGTGTGGCAATTTGAAGGGTATGGATACGTGCCATGTGGAACATCAGGAGTTTGTATCATGCAAGTGTTTGGAGCTGGTGGGAATCATGCAACATCCTTGATGCTCAGAGTCTATAATGGTACACTATATTATTACAGGGAAGCGGCCATTGTTCCAAACATCTATGATAGATGGTTTCGAGTAAATGTGATCCATGATGTTGATGCTTCGAAAATTAAGGTCTTTATTGATGGGGTTTTCATGTATGAGGCACTTGGGCGTGGAGGGGAATTTCATTACTTCAAGTGTGGAGTTTATGCTCAGAATGATGATTCTTCCTATATGGAGTCTCGATGGAAGGGAATCAAGATTCTGAAAAAAAGTGATTGA